Proteins encoded by one window of Streptomyces sp. NBC_01477:
- a CDS encoding siderophore-interacting protein gives MSLPPDYGRPRSQGRPGGPRRRPPRHVEVIDVKPLTPRMVAVVFAGESLADFAEPAPTAHIKLFLPDAEGNVARPVVGPDGRLEWPDGRPTMRTYTPRRFDAEAGTLEVWFVSHGDGPAARWAARAEPGGRAAIGGPGGGFSVDPTAASWWIGGDESALPAIATLLEALPDDVTGQVHLEVEGPGALVGLPAHAGVEVTWHHRVGEPGAALVDTLRRDGPGDDTHVWIACEASAVRKARSYLLGDRALPRPQATTRGYWRVGEANHPDHDFGED, from the coding sequence TTGTCCCTCCCCCCGGACTACGGCCGTCCCCGATCCCAAGGCCGTCCCGGTGGTCCACGCCGCCGGCCGCCGCGCCACGTCGAGGTCATCGACGTCAAACCGCTGACCCCTCGCATGGTGGCGGTGGTGTTCGCCGGCGAGTCCCTCGCCGACTTCGCCGAGCCCGCCCCGACGGCGCACATCAAGCTCTTCCTGCCGGACGCCGAGGGCAACGTCGCGCGGCCGGTGGTCGGCCCGGACGGCCGCCTCGAATGGCCCGACGGCCGACCGACGATGCGGACGTACACCCCCCGGCGCTTCGATGCCGAGGCCGGCACCCTCGAGGTCTGGTTCGTGTCGCACGGCGATGGGCCGGCCGCGCGGTGGGCCGCGCGGGCCGAGCCCGGCGGCCGTGCCGCCATCGGCGGCCCGGGCGGCGGCTTCTCCGTCGATCCGACGGCGGCCTCATGGTGGATCGGCGGCGACGAGAGCGCCCTGCCCGCGATCGCCACTCTGCTCGAAGCGCTGCCGGACGACGTCACCGGTCAGGTGCACCTGGAGGTCGAGGGCCCCGGGGCCCTCGTCGGCTTGCCGGCGCATGCGGGTGTCGAGGTGACCTGGCACCACCGGGTGGGCGAGCCGGGCGCTGCCCTCGTCGACACGCTCCGCCGAGATGGCCCCGGGGACGACACGCACGTCTGGATCGCCTGCGAGGCGTCGGCGGTCCGCAAGGCCCGGTCGTACCTCCTCGGCGACCGGGCGCTGCCGCGCCCGCAGGCAACGACGCGTGGCT
- a CDS encoding HpcH/HpaI aldolase family protein: MQLPVNLPATFREALAASDRPLIGMWVCSGSPLVAEICAGSGLDWLLVDMEHGPNQLESVLAQLQAVAAHPVSPLVRAPGLLPVMIKQILDLGAQNILIPVIDTPEQAEAAVRAVRYPPRGNRGVGSALARSARWNRVDDYLANGDDHVSLFVQIESVTGVGNAAGIAAVDGVDGVFVGPSDLAASMGLIGRQTHPDVVVAVERAFEAVRGAGKPVGVNAFDPAVASAYLDQGASFVLVGADVSMLARGSEALAERFIGAPGPGPAGK, translated from the coding sequence GTGCAGCTTCCGGTGAACCTCCCGGCGACCTTTCGCGAGGCGCTCGCCGCCTCAGACCGCCCCCTCATCGGCATGTGGGTGTGCAGCGGCAGCCCGCTCGTCGCCGAGATCTGCGCGGGCAGCGGCCTCGACTGGCTGCTGGTCGACATGGAGCACGGGCCCAACCAGCTCGAGTCGGTGCTCGCGCAGCTCCAGGCGGTCGCCGCCCACCCGGTCAGCCCGCTCGTCCGGGCGCCGGGCCTGCTGCCGGTCATGATCAAGCAGATCCTCGACCTCGGTGCCCAGAACATCCTGATCCCGGTGATCGACACTCCGGAGCAGGCCGAGGCGGCCGTGCGGGCGGTGCGCTACCCACCGCGCGGCAACCGCGGGGTCGGATCGGCCCTCGCGCGGTCGGCCCGGTGGAACCGCGTCGACGACTACCTGGCCAACGGGGACGACCACGTCTCGCTCTTCGTCCAGATCGAGTCGGTCACCGGGGTCGGGAACGCCGCCGGGATCGCCGCGGTCGACGGCGTCGACGGTGTCTTCGTCGGTCCGTCCGACCTCGCCGCGTCGATGGGCCTGATCGGCCGTCAGACCCACCCCGACGTGGTGGTCGCGGTCGAGCGGGCCTTCGAGGCCGTCCGCGGCGCCGGCAAGCCCGTCGGCGTCAACGCCTTCGACCCGGCTGTCGCGTCCGCCTACCTCGACCAGGGCGCGTCGTTCGTCCTCGTCGGCGCAGACGTCTCCATGCTCGCCCGAGGCTCCGAAGCCCTGGCCGAGCGGTTCATCGGCGCGCCCGGCCCGGGCCCCGCCGGCAAGTGA
- a CDS encoding fumarylacetoacetate hydrolase family protein: MLPDQTLTELAAELERAHGDRAVLPRITARYPEATVEDSYAIQGFWRDRRIAAGRRVVGRKIGLTSRAMQAATGITEPDYGVMFDDTVWENGAVVPFDEFSNVRIEVELAFLLKAPLKGPHRTVFDVLRATEYVVPALEILNSHLELEGRTIVDTIADNAGYGGLVLGGNPVAPDAVDLRWISALLYRNETIEETGVAAGVLNHPATGVAWLANKLHQHGTGLDAGELILAGSFTRPMWVSRGDTVLCDYGTMGTISCSFR, encoded by the coding sequence GTGCTTCCCGACCAGACCCTCACCGAGCTCGCCGCCGAGCTCGAGCGGGCACACGGCGACCGCGCCGTGCTGCCGCGCATCACCGCCCGGTACCCCGAGGCGACGGTGGAGGACTCGTACGCCATCCAGGGGTTCTGGCGCGACCGGCGGATCGCGGCCGGCCGCCGCGTCGTCGGCCGCAAGATCGGTCTGACGTCCAGGGCCATGCAGGCGGCGACGGGCATCACCGAGCCGGACTACGGCGTGATGTTCGACGACACCGTCTGGGAGAACGGCGCTGTCGTGCCGTTCGACGAGTTCTCCAACGTCCGCATCGAGGTCGAGCTCGCCTTCCTGCTCAAAGCGCCGCTGAAGGGTCCCCACCGCACCGTCTTCGACGTGCTCCGTGCGACGGAGTACGTCGTCCCGGCGCTGGAGATCCTCAACTCGCACCTGGAACTCGAGGGACGCACGATCGTCGACACCATCGCCGACAACGCCGGCTACGGCGGCCTGGTGCTCGGCGGGAACCCCGTCGCACCCGACGCGGTCGATCTGCGCTGGATCTCCGCGCTGCTCTACCGCAACGAGACGATCGAGGAGACCGGCGTCGCCGCCGGTGTGCTCAACCACCCCGCCACGGGCGTCGCATGGCTCGCCAACAAGCTCCACCAGCACGGCACCGGCCTCGACGCCGGCGAACTGATCCTCGCCGGATCCTTCACCCGGCCGATGTGGGTGTCGCGCGGCGACACGGTGCTCTGCGACTACGGAACGATGGGAACGATCTCGTGCAGCTTCCGGTGA
- a CDS encoding GntR family transcriptional regulator: MTRTRPAPAASKSRVAYEWIRERITSGAFGPGYHLVLTALATQLGMSVVPVREAISRLTAEGLVTFEPNVGASVSMVDPDRYIHAMEVITVLESAATALSTPHLTRRDLAHARELNAAMRGGLSDFDFRHFSALNQEFHHTLYSGCPNPRLLEMVDAEWSRLGHMRDSIFGFVPHRPRESVCEHDDLLDLIEGGGTSDRIEQAVRRHRTGSLDAFRTHKTHGAHGPHRSDRVDQGA; this comes from the coding sequence GTGACCCGGACCCGGCCGGCACCGGCCGCGAGCAAGTCGCGGGTCGCCTACGAGTGGATCCGTGAGCGGATCACGTCCGGGGCGTTCGGCCCCGGCTACCACCTCGTCCTGACGGCGCTCGCCACCCAGCTCGGCATGAGCGTGGTGCCGGTCCGCGAGGCCATCAGTCGCCTCACGGCCGAGGGGCTGGTGACCTTCGAGCCCAACGTCGGCGCGAGCGTCTCCATGGTCGACCCGGACCGCTACATCCATGCGATGGAGGTCATCACCGTGCTCGAGAGCGCGGCGACGGCGCTCTCGACGCCGCACCTCACCCGGCGCGACCTGGCGCACGCCCGGGAACTCAACGCGGCGATGCGCGGCGGGCTCAGCGATTTCGACTTCCGGCACTTCAGCGCCCTCAACCAGGAGTTCCACCACACCCTCTACTCCGGGTGCCCCAACCCCCGGCTCCTCGAGATGGTCGACGCGGAATGGTCCCGGCTGGGCCACATGCGCGACTCGATTTTCGGGTTCGTCCCCCACCGGCCCCGAGAGTCCGTGTGCGAGCACGACGACCTGCTCGACCTCATCGAGGGGGGCGGGACGTCCGACCGGATCGAGCAGGCCGTGCGCCGGCACCGCACCGGCTCCCTCGACGCCTTCCGCACCCACAAGACCCACGGCGCCCACGGCCCCCACCGCAGTGACCGCGTCGACCAAGGAGCCTGA